The DNA window ataatgaatatatctttgtgtcaatttacaatatttcactaaagtagtttgaaataataggaaaaagaaacacagaaaacttaatttagtatatttattttgtatttaaaaaatgtcgttttctTGACGTCTATAGACGTCGGTGGCGTGTTTGGCACGATTTCGTTAGACGTCTATAAACGTccgtggcgttcaaaaggttaaggCCTTttaaagggccggcaacgcacctttGGTGTTCATACACCCGCAACATCAAACCATCAGGAGATCAGCCTGCGCGTttacctataccataaaaaaatgccataatgtgcacctctgcctacctctttggggataaaaggcgtgacaatatgaTACGCCAAATAGATGAAGAACAGTTTCGAGCCTTCTTCTAAACTGGTACCTGTCCAAtaaaaattgtaacatttcatcACTAAATGATCCTTTCTTTTCAATGTTGCtgcttttgtatttttaattgaaataattatataggaaactcatactaatgcaATCTTTCTCTGCCTAGCTTCTCTAAGCTGCGAGTCGGGAACATCGTCAGCAGAACGGACCGCCTTACTTGGTGCTGCAAGCCAGCGTTCTCTATTGTTGAGTAGCGACTTGCGAGATGAAGACACTCTACTTTGAATACTTATTACTATGCAGCAGTGGCATCTGCTAATCTAACCAACACTTGGAAGAAAAGAATAAAGATACAAGGATTGAGGTTTTGAAACCATTCAAGAGTTATACATACTTGTATAGGCAGGTGACAATTTTGACTGAAATGTTGAAAAATGACTAATAATAGCGTAATTTCCATTCCtcttttatattgttatagAAATGTCTCACAagtttaaatactaaataagaTTTATCAAGCACAAAACTTGAATTACTGAGGTTAGAAACAATGTACTTTTTAGATCATGTGGTTACCAGATAGAACTTGTaacaccaaataaataaaagttagacttttgaatattattagtAGTTAAATGTCGTCCTTAGATATCTATTATTGTTATAACAGTCAATGAATACTAGTCTAATATAAATTGATAGTGATGTCATAGTTGAAATACTACAGAGTCTAGTTTAATAAGTTCCTAAGTTACATTTTTAGACAACTTTAATAGACACATTTGTTTCTAACACCTTGTTTCATTTCTTTCCAAATAAAactccatttaaaaaaatactaagttattgtttattatcaCAAATCATGCTTCTTTACACATCAAAAATGGCTGTAATGCTACTTGAATATCAGGATCCAAAGGTATTTCATGAATGTACTTAGAGAAAGTAATGGCAATCTTATAAATACTTCTTTTCACTGATGAGATCAGGGCAGTCTTCATTTTAATGGCAAAACTATCATTCAAAATATGCTTCCTTGGCACCAGGCCAGGTTTTGTCAATTTATCCAGATTTTGTTTCAAGTTAATCAAAGTTGATATAACAATAGGCAAGTCATTCTGAACAACTCCATATTTGTCTTCATTCAATGAGGCAGCAGCAATACTGGCTAAACCTTCACAAGTCCACATCACTGGCTGAGCTTGCATCAACAAAAACTTTAGTTTGGTGTCAGTGAGTTCtccaaacaaataatttatgcCAGGTTTTTGACAAAGTTTGTgaacaaacacattaaaatcATCTTTGATAGCATTTATAAATGTGTCCTCTTGTTTGTTCTTATTGTGATCCTTCAGTTCCTTCAGTTTAGGTGATTGTGCCATATTCCTTAAATTCCCAGAGAATTGAAATCCATTACTTGTTGATACATTTCCATTTCTAAGTTTGGATGCCTCTGCTTCATTAGATTTTCCATCTCCATTGACAGCATCTAGTTCCTTACTGAAGTCATTAATAATGCTGATGCACTGCTCCAACAAGTTGTTCCAATTCCTTGGATGTCCACCAGGTTGAGAAAGTGTGTATATCTGTTGTCTCCTTGCCAGATCAGTCATTGACATAATTCTTAAATCTTGTGCTCCCAGGTATCCATTAAATTGTGCTCTCAGAGCCAATGCATTGTGTAGCACTAAACTTGAAGAAGATTCGATGGGAAATTTCATTGGCTCAGTaagaacaatattaaaaatagttctcATTGTGTAAACTGACACAAAGAACAGACTTGTGTAAAACCAAAGTCCAATCCAAATTCCAGATTTCATCAGATTAAAGACATTGTCCAAAGGAGGGTCTTCTAGATACAAGCTATACGCCTCCGATACCAGGCTTCTCGGTTTATTTCcccacaaatagtaaaaagcacaGTAATAAGCAACTGGCATCACTGAGTTTCTGAATCCCATTGAGAGAATATTGTTAACAGCCAATTTAATTTGCTGGAACTTATCTTGGTAAACATGAGGAAACATGAGCATTGTGGTTCCAAAGATGTGAATgttcaaaaaataatacaatccCATCCACATGCCCGCAAACTGTAGAAAAAGACTTGGCTCTACCAGACATTGGCCATCATAAAAGTCACACTTTTTCTTCAATATGTTGTAGTTACTTTTTGCCAGAGACGAGTACAAGCCCATAGTGAAGTAACCACTGAGAGCATACAATACACTAAACATAGCATTTTGTACAGAAAACATATTCAAGAACGTGGAGAACCTGGTGAAATATTTAGGCAATGGCATCATATAATAACTTCCATAAACATAGGCTTGAAAGAAAGACACCAATATAAGCAAAACGATGTTTAGTCCCATCTTCCAACCAAATATATCGTGTAGAGTTGAAGTAATCCATGACACGGGATGCAGAATATCCACTTGTATTAGAAAGACTAGCACAACGGCAAGGAACGTCTGGAGTCCGATGTTCCATAACACTGAAATAATCAGTCTCTTCGAGAAAATATCACTTTGTGTTTCCATGACGGCcgttactttttatttcctcACACTTTTTCGCTTACTTatccaaattaataaaacgaaCTGGCATAGTTATAAAATGCGCTTTCTGTACTATAAGGGCCTCTAATGTTAACTTGTGTCTTGGTAGTTAAAGATGCAGAGTTGAGGCCAgcggctttttaaaaaaataacctacaaCGAATTCAAAACGAAATTCAACCGCACGAATCACAAAAATAACCAAACTGTGACACTGACATCAAGTCAACTGACATGCAAAATGTCACTAAAGACGACTATAGACAAGTCACAAGTTGTATCATTGAATAAAATGACTCACTACAAATACTAGTCAACAATACAcaaacttataacataatattataagtattataagtTGGTAAACTAGCTGACAAATTGTTATCCTTTCATTGACGAAAAAATTCCAACCCCAGCatttcaacaacaacaacttgTCATAGCCATACTgaacctataataaaataaatcttgtatttatttcgatattaatttagtaaataatgaagtatgatttattttattccatttgaagtaatttttaatagtttcgGCTTATAAGAGGTGTTCTCAAAAAGATTCATAAGACTCataatctaaaaaataataaaatgacagTTTGTTCGAATGTCACTAAacatcactatttttttttcatctgtGTGTCGAATTGTCGATGTCGCTGTCGATGGATGTGCTTTGCTTTCGCTTctactatttttaaaatgatatcgaaataatctaaattaaacgTTGGTGATCAGTGAAATAAACTACATacttcatttataattaaagttacaattaatttaatttcctaaGAGATTTAACTCAGTTTATGTGGTCGCGTAGTCAAGTGCCCTACATTTCAACACTTTTTATTCAAATGGAAGAGAGTTGTGTACATATAGTGTTTCTGTTTAAGGGAGTGACTTAATGTTAGGTTTGGGATGGAATATTCGTTTAGGATATCGTCAGGTCGGTTAGGCATTGATTGAGAAACTCTTGTTATGTATACTTTAGTAGAGATAGCTCTCAGTGTAGGGGTGCTTGTGACTCTCGTTACAGCACTCGCAGTATGTGTCTGTGGCTGCAAGAATTCCAATCAAAAGTAAGTccttgtttatttacatatttcttcATTTTACACCATTAccatatttagttatatttctCTGTagtaacaacaaaatttcactgtaaTGAGTTAGTCTTGTTagaatttctttataaaatcaatatgtAATTTTTGTACCTAGTTTCATATTGTGACTATTTGTAAACTTATCAAGTACTTAGTTGTAatgtctaataatatttttagcatTTTCAATATTCATACTCTTCTATAAATGTGTTTAATCAtagcaatttaaatattaataaacaatactattttgtaaaacattttagaaCTAGTTAtcattacttaataaaattatttctttagattcatttttattttgaattcttTACAAtactgcaaataaataataaaagtaaatatagacAACTGACTCTAGCATTTGCCATAATTACTAtaactactttaaaaataaatatttttatatttaacagaAGTGAGTTGGTTGGTATGGCCGGTGTGGTCAAAATACGTTTTGATGAGGAGGCCCCGTCTCCGACGCCTACCACTCCGGCCTCTATCAAGCGGTTTGTTATAGATCTAGCATGACCTAGACTAGACATTCCTAACTAAAGGGCTAACATAATGGTCTAGATATTTAACCAAAATTAATCTGGATTTtgaactaattatatttttttactgtagcACCCTGGGTAAACTtctaattagaattttaattggGATATTCTTATTAACTTTCTAACAAATTATGTTTGAATTaccttaacaataaatatttagaatttatttctagaagatatttttcatatattaaGGTCTTATTGTATACATTTaaacaccttatatattaaTTCTGCAGGTATAGATTATAGACAGCTAGTAATATTTATGCATCTTGTTATGACAAAGATAGGCAGTTGGTCATAGATATTTCCTGAATAGGAAATTGTTATATCTAAACATTTACCTTGAATGTGCcatattattaacaaattatGTACTGTGCTCGTATTCGCTAAtccactatttatttaaaaggtttGCATGCTGTTGTACTTTTAAGATTCTTAGTTTACAAATAAGTTAAATGAACTATTGATAGGTATCTTAAAATTATTCGTAAAGGAGtcaaattacgaaaatattataataagtaatatgtaGTGAAGTAGTATATTTATGCAACCCTTTATTACAGGGTGTGCAAGTTTTTTGGgatatttttatgttgcatctctattttattttctatttcataataattaacactaACACAAAATACTTATAACACTTCAGACATTAATTTTCCTC is part of the Spodoptera frugiperda isolate SF20-4 chromosome 30, AGI-APGP_CSIRO_Sfru_2.0, whole genome shotgun sequence genome and encodes:
- the LOC118269577 gene encoding nucleoporin NDC1, yielding METQSDIFSKRLIISVLWNIGLQTFLAVVLVFLIQVDILHPVSWITSTLHDIFGWKMGLNIVLLILVSFFQAYVYGSYYMMPLPKYFTRFSTFLNMFSVQNAMFSVLYALSGYFTMGLYSSLAKSNYNILKKKCDFYDGQCLVEPSLFLQFAGMWMGLYYFLNIHIFGTTMLMFPHVYQDKFQQIKLAVNNILSMGFRNSVMPVAYYCAFYYLWGNKPRSLVSEAYSLYLEDPPLDNVFNLMKSGIWIGLWFYTSLFFVSVYTMRTIFNIVLTEPMKFPIESSSSLVLHNALALRAQFNGYLGAQDLRIMSMTDLARRQQIYTLSQPGGHPRNWNNLLEQCISIINDFSKELDAVNGDGKSNEAEASKLRNGNVSTSNGFQFSGNLRNMAQSPKLKELKDHNKNKQEDTFINAIKDDFNVFVHKLCQKPGINYLFGELTDTKLKFLLMQAQPVMWTCEGLASIAAASLNEDKYGVVQNDLPIVISTLINLKQNLDKLTKPGLVPRKHILNDSFAIKMKTALISSVKRSIYKIAITFSKYIHEIPLDPDIQVALQPFLMCKEA